The genomic window AACAAGCAGGGCAGCGTAACTGCACATAATCACGCTCACGTGCATCACAAGCCAACTGGAGCGAAGAGCTGGTACTAGAGGAGAGGCCTCCTGAAGAGTTTCTGGTAATGCAAAGCTGGCAAAAGCCACACAAAGCAAAGCCATTGGTGTAGCAGCAGCTGAAACAATCGGAGAAGACAAGGAACGCTCCACCAATAGCTGCGCAAGTGTGCAAGCCCAGGCCAGAAAACAGAGGGATTCATAAAGGTTGCTGATCGGGAAGTGACCCGACTGCCACCACCGCAAAACCAATTGAGCGGTAAGAACCAAATTGGCAAGAGCCACCAGAAGTGTCACAACAGCAGAATTGCTACCTCCTGAAACCATCCAAAAAGAGATTGGTATGGCCAACAGAAGTAGGGCAAATGCAGCCAAACCAAGAGCCAAAACAGGATCCCCTAGCGAGGCGGAAAGCTCAGCCAACGTCACTCCAAACACCAGGTCCCTGCGACAACTCTCTTATTCTGCCGCTGCAGTTCAACGACTGGCCTGACGCAGCAACAGACCGCCACCTGCCAAAGAGATAAAAACAGGGATCCACGCGGCCAACATCGGTGTCAAAGTGCCCGTAACTCCAAGAGAACTGAAGCTGAAGCTAAGCGTGTAATAAGCAAGAATTAATAAGAGACTGATGCCAAATCCCTGGGTCCGGCTGGTCCGAGAATTAGGTTTTGCACCAAGGCTGCTGCCAATCAGGCCAAACACCAGGCAGGACATCGGGAAAGTGAATTTTTCTTGGATACGCACCTTCAAACGCCTTGCCTCTTTACGGTTACCAGCATCGGTATAAATACTTGCAGCCTCCATGGCCTGTGCAACAGTCATGTTGTTGGCATCTTTAGGGAGTTTGGCCACACGAATTGGGCCTGATGTTAGGGGGTAGAGATAGCGATCAAATTCAACCGAAGTGGTACTACCCCTTGGTGTGAGAGTAAGAATATTTCCGTTAAAAAATTCCCACATCGCCTCCTGCTCATTCCAAATAGCCCGCTCGGCCTTCAACATCTGAGTAAAACCAAGACGAGACAAATCAAGCACTGTGACATCCTCCATTTCTCCCTTAAGGAATTCCCTTGCATAAAACAACTGAGAAAGCCCTTGATTCCAATCTTCAGCTTCTGCACCAGTAATCGTTCCAAATCGGGAATAAACAACATGTTTACCTTTCTCTGTAGCAATAGCTTTGCCAAGAGCACGCTTTATTGTCACCTCAGCACTACTATTTGTTCTTGGAACAATGACATCATTGAAGATAAAAGTTAGCCCTGTCATCAATAATGCCAATGCCAATGCTGGAGCAACGATTCGTCTGGTGCTTACACCGAGGCTGCGCAAAGCCGTGAATTCGCTGTTAGAAGAAAGACGGCTATAAGCCAACAAGGTGGCCAACAATGTGGCCATCGGAAAAGAAATCACCAGAAAGAAAGGTAATTTCAAGCTAAAAACCTGCAATGCAAAATGTAGAGGCAATCCAAACTCAACAATCTTGCGCACCAAATCAAACATCACCCCCACTGAGACGGAAACCACCGTGAAGGCCGCTATGGCAAACAGCAATACGGGTATCAACTCACCTAAAAGCCATCGATCCAGCAGCGGGATAAGCCTCCACTTGGATGAAGCCCAGCGCCACCACTTCCAAGGCCAAGAATCAACGTCTTTCAACTTTCCAAGGCGCCATTTGCTCAAAGCTGAAAACCCTCCCCGAGATAGTGACGCCGCACCAAGAGGTTGTTTGCCACTTCTTCAGAACGGCCTGAAGCAAGAATGCTGCCTTCCGTAAGAATGTAGGAGCGGTCAGTGATGGCAAGGGTTTCACGGACATTGTGATCAGTGATCAGGATGCCCATGCCACGCTCACGGAGGGTATGAATCAAAAGCTGGAGGTCCGCCACTGCCATGGGGTCAACACCTGCGAAGGGTTCATCAAGCAAGAGGTAGGTAGGACCTTCTAGACCTACCGCCAAGGCACGTGCTACCTCGCAGCGACGTCGTTCGCCACCGGAAAGCTGATAGCCACGACGGTCCAAGAACAAGTTGAGATGAAAGTCTTCAACCAATTGCTCGAGACGCTCCCGACGCTGATGAGTTGTTAAATGACTTTGAGAGAGCGCAAGCTCAAGGTTTTGTCGCACGCTGAGCTGTCGGAACACACTTGGTTCCTGAGGGAGATAACCGATACCTAGACGAACTCGATTGGGCATCGGTAAATCCGCCACTGGCTGCCCATCAAGTTGCACCTGCCCATAATCAGGACGCAACAAACCGATTACAAGATTGAACGTTGTTGTCTTGCCGGCACCATTGGGACCGAGTAAGCCAACAACCTCGCCTGGATCAAGGCGCAAGGAGACATCTTTTACCAGGTGACGCCCTGCCACGGTGAGCGCCACCTGCTCTAAACAAAGACTCATTGGGCCAAAGGTGCCTCTGCCTGTTTGTTGGAATTAAGTTGCACAGAAGTGAACACTTGAGCACCAGTGCTTGGGTCTGCTACCGCTTGCTCCTCTTCGAGTAGATAAACAACTCGCTCAGCCTGCATGGAATTTTTCCCGTCCCGAATCACATCAACATCTCCGGTAAGGACCACACGATCTTCTTTGCTGAAGTACTGAGCCTGTCTAGAGGTAGCAACGATGCCTCGGGCTGGATAAACGATGCGAACGTTGCCGATGGCGGTGAAAACTCCTGTGACGCTGTCTGCGTTTTGGATATCTGATTCGATCGTGATCAATCCGCCATCTTCTACCGGAGCAGAAGGGCTGCCCTCCTGGCTTAAAGCCGCAGGGGTAGACATTCCAACCACCGCTGTCGCTATGGCGAGATGAACTTGCAAACTCCTTGTCATGACTTGAACAAGAGCAGCCAAAGCGGAACAATTCAAATGTTGTTAGTTAATTTACTCAGGAACTGAGCTGTCATAGATCAGGCCTGGGACAGTGCAATCGTCGGGATCCTGTCCCTGCTGAAGCCGTTGCAAGCGATTCTCCACACAGATGCAGAGTTGATCAAGGTCAAGACCCAGGTTTGGAGTTCCTAGAGCTTTTAGCCGCCCGAGGCCTTCACCATAAAGAAGGGTTGCCCCGCGACGATTTCCGCGCTGCAAGTGAAGTTGGGCAACAGCAACCTGAAGTACCCCTTGGATGGTCTGGCGTGCTTGACCGGATGTCTCATG from Prochlorococcus marinus str. MIT 9313 includes these protein-coding regions:
- the ccsB gene encoding c-type cytochrome biogenesis protein CcsB, whose product is MFGVTLAELSASLGDPVLALGLAAFALLLLAIPISFWMVSGGSNSAVVTLLVALANLVLTAQLVLRWWQSGHFPISNLYESLCFLAWACTLAQLLVERSLSSPIVSAAATPMALLCVAFASFALPETLQEASPLVPALRSSWLVMHVSVIMCSYAALLVGSFLSMAVLFTDRQQTLELRSSSIGTGGFRQAKLATSSMDQSDGLRLSSINLSRTEQLDSLSYRTITVGFLLLTLGLISGAVWANEAWGSWWSWDPKETWALICWMVYAAYLHTRFSRGWSGRRPALVAVAGIVVIVVCYIGVNLLGIGLHSYGWFFEA
- a CDS encoding LptF/LptG family permease, which codes for MSKWRLGKLKDVDSWPWKWWRWASSKWRLIPLLDRWLLGELIPVLLFAIAAFTVVSVSVGVMFDLVRKIVEFGLPLHFALQVFSLKLPFFLVISFPMATLLATLLAYSRLSSNSEFTALRSLGVSTRRIVAPALALALLMTGLTFIFNDVIVPRTNSSAEVTIKRALGKAIATEKGKHVVYSRFGTITGAEAEDWNQGLSQLFYAREFLKGEMEDVTVLDLSRLGFTQMLKAERAIWNEQEAMWEFFNGNILTLTPRGSTTSVEFDRYLYPLTSGPIRVAKLPKDANNMTVAQAMEAASIYTDAGNRKEARRLKVRIQEKFTFPMSCLVFGLIGSSLGAKPNSRTSRTQGFGISLLLILAYYTLSFSFSSLGVTGTLTPMLAAWIPVFISLAGGGLLLRQASR
- the lptB gene encoding LPS export ABC transporter ATP-binding protein, which produces MSLCLEQVALTVAGRHLVKDVSLRLDPGEVVGLLGPNGAGKTTTFNLVIGLLRPDYGQVQLDGQPVADLPMPNRVRLGIGYLPQEPSVFRQLSVRQNLELALSQSHLTTHQRRERLEQLVEDFHLNLFLDRRGYQLSGGERRRCEVARALAVGLEGPTYLLLDEPFAGVDPMAVADLQLLIHTLRERGMGILITDHNVRETLAITDRSYILTEGSILASGRSEEVANNLLVRRHYLGEGFQL
- a CDS encoding LptA/OstA family protein: MTRSLQVHLAIATAVVGMSTPAALSQEGSPSAPVEDGGLITIESDIQNADSVTGVFTAIGNVRIVYPARGIVATSRQAQYFSKEDRVVLTGDVDVIRDGKNSMQAERVVYLLEEEQAVADPSTGAQVFTSVQLNSNKQAEAPLAQ
- a CDS encoding DUF309 domain-containing protein translates to MERFQPTDLINDPRFQLAVELFNQADWYPAHDAFEELWHETSGQARQTIQGVLQVAVAQLHLQRGNRRGATLLYGEGLGRLKALGTPNLGLDLDQLCICVENRLQRLQQGQDPDDCTVPGLIYDSSVPE